The following proteins come from a genomic window of Pseudomonas hygromyciniae:
- a CDS encoding Wzz/FepE/Etk N-terminal domain-containing protein — MNRTPQVQAPVASDEIDLFELFHSIWRQKKLVIGCTLFAGLVGVGYALLAPREYQVSSVLRPAAINELDALNRSEVYKLPPADALAKVGAQLDSYDARLNFFKANPGLFEAFQKPGRSLEQSFEAFNRNSINLILPDPKKADSLSSYIRLELQYPTDIDGVAILNGFVDYAIAAEREQVGADLKVIVNNRLAELKGKIDAARSNYETDKESKIAKLLEGDKLKRAQLEDELSALRLQMKMQRSNRLAELSEAISIAKSMGIKNPTTPSSMADAGRSGSSQVMRTEINNQQVPLYFLGTDALEAERTALQQRTNDDFTNSRVAEIGKELQLLEVNRQVEVMKRRGNEDIFLQDVEPLRAEVARLRGLNIDMSALKLVTIDRRAQEPLSPIKPKKVLVVALSLAVGLLLGMLIALVRHLVLKRGKAVAYSPLDDDRFTRRERKDDQPLG, encoded by the coding sequence TTGAATAGAACTCCCCAGGTTCAAGCCCCCGTGGCGTCTGACGAAATTGATTTGTTTGAGCTATTTCACTCGATTTGGCGGCAGAAGAAACTGGTCATCGGCTGCACTCTTTTTGCGGGCCTTGTTGGAGTTGGTTACGCGCTGCTGGCTCCCCGCGAGTATCAGGTCAGCAGCGTGCTGCGTCCGGCAGCTATCAATGAACTGGATGCACTCAATCGCTCGGAGGTCTACAAGTTGCCGCCGGCGGATGCCCTGGCCAAAGTGGGCGCGCAACTGGACTCGTATGATGCGCGGCTGAATTTCTTCAAAGCCAACCCTGGCTTGTTCGAAGCGTTCCAGAAACCGGGGCGCAGCCTGGAGCAGAGTTTCGAGGCGTTCAACCGCAACTCGATCAACCTGATTCTGCCTGACCCGAAGAAAGCGGACTCGTTGAGCAGCTATATCCGCCTTGAACTGCAATACCCCACGGATATCGACGGCGTCGCGATTCTCAACGGATTTGTCGACTACGCCATCGCTGCAGAACGCGAGCAGGTGGGCGCCGATCTTAAAGTGATCGTCAACAACCGTCTCGCCGAGCTCAAAGGCAAGATTGATGCGGCGCGCTCCAATTACGAAACCGACAAGGAATCGAAAATCGCCAAGCTGCTGGAAGGCGACAAGCTCAAGCGTGCGCAGCTGGAAGATGAACTCAGTGCCCTGCGCCTGCAGATGAAAATGCAGCGCTCCAACCGCCTGGCAGAGTTGAGTGAAGCCATCTCGATTGCCAAGTCCATGGGCATTAAGAATCCGACTACGCCTTCGTCCATGGCCGACGCCGGGCGTAGCGGTTCCAGCCAGGTGATGCGCACCGAGATCAACAACCAGCAGGTCCCCTTGTACTTCCTTGGCACCGACGCCCTGGAAGCCGAGCGTACGGCCCTGCAACAGCGCACCAACGATGATTTCACCAACAGCCGTGTCGCGGAAATCGGCAAAGAGCTGCAGTTGTTGGAGGTCAATCGCCAGGTCGAGGTCATGAAGCGGCGGGGCAATGAAGATATTTTCCTGCAGGATGTCGAGCCGTTGCGTGCTGAAGTGGCGCGCCTGCGTGGCCTGAATATCGACATGAGCGCCTTGAAACTGGTGACAATTGACCGGCGCGCCCAGGAGCCGCTGAGCCCGATCAAGCCGAAAAAAGTCCTGGTGGTTGCGCTGAGCCTGGCGGTCGGCCTGCTGCTGGGGATGCTCATCGCGCTGGTCCGCCATCTGGTCCTCAAGCGTGGCAAAGCAGTGGCCTATTCGCCATTGGACGACGACCGTTTTACCCGGCGAGAACGCAAGGATGACCAGCCATTGGGCTGA
- the lpxO gene encoding lipid A hydroxylase LpxO produces MKLIIVALYVISIAYVHLRGRVRHKLGRQLSDHSTFLAPVNCFLYLFSKLPGRPYLSPSDFPDLSPLQEHWQEIREEGQKLMRAGEIKRSDQYNDVGFNSFFKSGWKRFYLKWYGDSHPSAMKLCPRTTELVQSIGSIKAAMFAELPPGSKLVRHRDPYAGSYRYHLGLDTPNDPGCYINVDGENYSWRDGEAVMFDETYIHYAENTTAQNRIILFCDIERPMKYRWAAAFNRWFSRNVMAAAGSPNDAGDKTGGLNRAFTRLYKIRLRGKELKKRNRTRYYLEKWAIFAGLAAIFILI; encoded by the coding sequence GTGAAACTCATCATTGTTGCTCTCTACGTTATCTCCATCGCGTATGTCCACCTGCGTGGCAGGGTGCGACATAAACTGGGGCGTCAACTAAGCGACCACTCGACCTTCCTTGCACCGGTCAATTGCTTCCTCTACCTGTTCTCCAAACTGCCCGGCCGTCCGTACCTATCGCCCAGCGACTTTCCCGACCTGAGTCCACTCCAGGAGCATTGGCAGGAAATTCGCGAGGAGGGCCAGAAGCTGATGCGCGCTGGCGAGATCAAGCGCTCGGACCAATACAACGACGTGGGTTTCAACTCGTTTTTCAAGTCGGGCTGGAAGCGCTTCTACCTCAAGTGGTACGGCGACAGTCACCCTTCGGCGATGAAGCTGTGCCCGCGCACCACCGAACTGGTGCAAAGCATCGGTTCGATCAAGGCCGCGATGTTTGCCGAACTGCCGCCAGGCTCGAAGTTGGTGCGCCATCGTGATCCCTATGCCGGCTCCTACCGTTACCACCTGGGGTTGGATACACCCAACGATCCAGGCTGCTACATCAATGTGGACGGTGAGAACTACTCCTGGCGTGACGGCGAGGCGGTAATGTTCGATGAGACTTACATCCACTACGCCGAAAACACCACGGCGCAGAACCGCATCATTTTGTTCTGTGATATTGAGCGCCCGATGAAGTATCGCTGGGCGGCGGCGTTCAATCGCTGGTTCAGCCGCAACGTCATGGCTGCCGCCGGTTCGCCCAACGATGCCGGGGACAAGACCGGTGGCTTGAACCGCGCCTTTACCCGCCTGTACAAGATCCGCCTGCGGGGCAAGGAGCTGAAAAAGCGTAACCGCACCCGTTACTACCTGGAAAAGTGGGCGATTTTTGCCGGCCTGGCGGCGATTTTCATACTGATCTGA
- a CDS encoding PQQ-dependent sugar dehydrogenase produces MFLRTTFLATCCASALATACPVLAADTQQFPSEQGSITATPIVKGLDHPWAVAFLPDKQGFLVTERPGALRFVSSDGKLSAPLSGVPQVWAKGQGGLLDVVLSPDFKEDRLVYLSYAEGGGQGGKAGTAVGRGRLSDDLSSLKDFQVILRQEPKLSTGNHFGSRLVFDRDGYLFVTLGENNDRPTAQDLDKLQGKVVRIYPDGRVPDDNPFVGQPGARPEIWSYGQRNPQGAALNPWTGTLWENEHGPRGGDEINIIERGKNYGWPLATHGINYSLLPIPEAKGKTAEGTVAPHHVWEKSPAISGMAFYDADRFKAWQHNLFIGALASQALIRLQFDGDKVVHEERLLGELKARIRDVRQGPDGFLYVLTDEDDGVLYQVGLKQD; encoded by the coding sequence ATGTTTCTACGCACAACCTTTTTAGCGACCTGCTGCGCCAGTGCCCTGGCAACGGCGTGTCCGGTATTGGCCGCCGATACCCAGCAGTTCCCCAGCGAGCAAGGCAGCATCACCGCGACCCCGATTGTCAAAGGCCTGGACCACCCTTGGGCGGTAGCTTTTTTACCAGACAAGCAAGGCTTCCTGGTCACCGAACGGCCGGGTGCGCTGCGCTTTGTGAGCAGTGATGGAAAATTGTCTGCGCCGCTGAGCGGCGTGCCGCAAGTCTGGGCCAAGGGGCAGGGTGGTTTGCTGGATGTGGTGCTGTCGCCGGATTTCAAGGAAGACCGGTTGGTCTACCTGTCCTACGCCGAAGGTGGCGGCCAGGGCGGCAAGGCCGGCACGGCGGTAGGGCGTGGCCGTTTGAGCGATGACCTGAGCAGCTTGAAGGACTTCCAGGTAATCCTGCGTCAGGAGCCCAAGCTGTCTACCGGCAATCACTTCGGCTCGCGCCTGGTGTTTGATCGCGATGGCTACCTGTTTGTGACCCTGGGCGAGAACAATGATCGCCCTACGGCCCAGGACCTGGACAAGCTACAAGGCAAGGTCGTGCGGATCTACCCGGACGGTCGCGTACCGGATGACAACCCGTTTGTCGGCCAGCCTGGGGCCAGGCCGGAGATCTGGTCCTATGGCCAGCGCAACCCCCAGGGCGCGGCGCTGAATCCCTGGACCGGCACCCTCTGGGAAAACGAACACGGCCCGCGCGGCGGTGATGAAATCAATATCATCGAGCGTGGCAAGAACTACGGCTGGCCCCTGGCGACCCATGGCATCAACTATTCGTTGTTGCCGATTCCAGAAGCCAAGGGCAAGACTGCCGAAGGCACGGTCGCGCCCCATCATGTGTGGGAAAAGTCACCGGCCATCAGCGGTATGGCGTTCTACGATGCCGACCGTTTCAAGGCCTGGCAGCACAACCTGTTTATCGGCGCCCTGGCCAGCCAGGCGCTGATCCGCCTGCAGTTCGATGGCGACAAGGTGGTCCACGAAGAGCGCCTGCTGGGCGAGTTGAAGGCGCGTATCCGTGATGTGCGACAGGGGCCGGATGGCTTCCTGTATGTACTGACGGATGAGGATGATGGCGTGTTGTATCAGGTGGGACTGAAGCAGGATTGA
- a CDS encoding nuclear transport factor 2 family protein, with protein sequence MSDTAHVRAPLPPFTEQSAIEKIRLAEDGWNSRDPQRVSLAYTLDTKWRNRAEFAHNREQAKDFLTRKWARELDYRLIKELWAFTGNRIAVRYAYEWHDDSGNWYRSYGNENWEFDQDGLMSNRHACINDMPIKESERKFHWPLGRRPDDHPGLSELGL encoded by the coding sequence ATGTCAGACACTGCCCACGTACGTGCGCCCTTGCCGCCCTTTACCGAACAATCGGCCATTGAAAAGATCCGTCTCGCCGAAGACGGTTGGAACTCCCGTGACCCACAGCGCGTATCGCTGGCCTACACCCTGGACACCAAATGGCGTAACCGCGCCGAATTCGCCCATAACCGCGAACAGGCCAAGGACTTCCTCACCCGCAAATGGGCCAGGGAACTGGACTACCGCTTGATCAAGGAATTGTGGGCCTTTACCGGCAACCGTATCGCCGTGCGTTATGCCTATGAATGGCACGACGACTCCGGCAACTGGTACCGCTCCTACGGCAACGAGAACTGGGAGTTTGACCAGGACGGCCTGATGTCCAACCGGCATGCGTGCATCAATGACATGCCGATCAAAGAGAGCGAACGCAAATTCCACTGGCCCCTGGGGCGGCGCCCGGATGATCATCCGGGGCTGTCCGAACTGGGGCTGTAG
- a CDS encoding TetR/AcrR family transcriptional regulator produces MNDITNSETRDIILDVTEKLLYRHGIAATGMELLVKTAGVSRKSIYRYFANKDELVIAALQRRDERWLQWLRSEVEQAPDSGARLLGVFSALKAWFASTDFRGCAFINTSGETGNPQDPVRLLAKAHKQKLFEYLLELCNAHGTPAPEKQAAQLLILVDGAITMALIMGDVTAADNAQCMAQTLLAL; encoded by the coding sequence ATGAACGATATAACCAACAGTGAAACCCGCGACATTATTCTCGATGTCACCGAAAAGCTGCTCTACCGGCACGGCATCGCGGCCACCGGCATGGAACTGCTGGTGAAAACCGCCGGGGTCTCCAGGAAAAGCATCTACCGCTATTTCGCCAACAAGGACGAATTGGTGATCGCCGCCCTGCAGCGGCGCGACGAGCGTTGGCTGCAGTGGCTGCGCAGCGAGGTCGAACAAGCGCCAGACAGCGGTGCGCGCTTGCTTGGGGTGTTCAGCGCGCTCAAGGCCTGGTTCGCCTCTACGGACTTTCGCGGTTGCGCCTTTATCAATACCAGCGGCGAGACCGGCAACCCGCAAGACCCGGTCCGTTTGTTGGCCAAAGCGCATAAACAGAAACTGTTCGAGTACCTGCTTGAACTGTGCAACGCACATGGCACCCCAGCCCCGGAGAAACAGGCCGCGCAACTGCTGATCCTGGTCGATGGTGCCATTACCATGGCCCTGATAATGGGCGATGTAACCGCCGCTGATAATGCGCAATGCATGGCGCAAACGTTATTGGCACTTTGA
- the pssA gene encoding CDP-diacylglycerol--serine O-phosphatidyltransferase, protein MPSLFKRSLLPKLRGFPLATDAIEVLCGAAEFRRCLLEKIAQAQHRIYIVALYLQQDEAGQEVFDALHAAKAARPELDIVVMVDWLRAQRGLIGAGKQPGNSAWYQAMTQSRPTHVPVYGVPVQTRELFGVLHLKGFVIDDSVLYSGASLNNVYLHKFDKYRFDRYHLIHNKPLADSMQHLVEHGLVASKAVHRLDLPNLPTTRSLRNEIGDLRSRLKHATYDTTAGQAGIGELSVSPLLGVGKNNPLSRVICELIASAQQQLTICTPYFNLPLPVTREINRALARGVKIDIIVGDKTANDFYIPPSEPFRIIAALPYLYEISLRRFAKRHQRMIDSGQLNLHLWRDGDNTYHLKGMWVDERYTLLTGNNLNPRAFRLDLENALLIDDPRGQWLAPRRSELEEIFRHAKRIQGYQQLQTLVDYPEAVGKFLRRVSRVRVERLLYRIL, encoded by the coding sequence ATGCCGTCGTTATTCAAACGTTCTCTGTTGCCCAAGTTGCGCGGTTTCCCCCTGGCCACCGATGCGATCGAGGTGCTGTGCGGTGCTGCCGAGTTTCGCCGCTGCCTGCTGGAGAAAATCGCCCAGGCCCAACACCGTATCTATATCGTCGCCTTGTACCTGCAACAGGACGAAGCGGGCCAGGAGGTGTTTGACGCGCTGCATGCCGCCAAGGCCGCACGGCCTGAACTGGATATCGTGGTGATGGTCGACTGGCTGCGCGCCCAACGCGGTCTGATCGGCGCGGGCAAGCAGCCGGGTAACAGCGCCTGGTACCAGGCGATGACCCAGTCGCGCCCGACACATGTGCCGGTATACGGGGTGCCGGTTCAGACCCGCGAGTTGTTTGGCGTGTTGCACCTAAAGGGCTTTGTGATCGATGACAGCGTGCTGTACAGCGGCGCCAGCCTGAACAATGTGTATCTGCACAAGTTCGACAAATATCGTTTTGATCGCTATCACTTGATCCACAACAAACCACTGGCTGACTCCATGCAACACTTGGTGGAGCACGGGCTGGTGGCCTCCAAGGCGGTCCACCGCCTGGACCTGCCCAACCTGCCCACCACTCGCAGCCTGCGCAATGAGATTGGCGACTTGCGCAGCCGGCTCAAGCACGCGACCTATGACACCACGGCCGGCCAGGCTGGCATCGGCGAGTTGTCGGTCAGCCCGCTGCTAGGGGTGGGCAAGAACAACCCGCTGAGCCGGGTGATCTGTGAGCTGATCGCCAGCGCCCAGCAGCAGTTGACCATCTGCACCCCGTATTTCAACCTGCCGCTACCGGTAACCCGGGAGATCAACCGCGCGCTGGCCCGTGGGGTGAAGATCGACATCATTGTCGGCGACAAAACCGCCAACGACTTCTATATCCCGCCCAGCGAGCCGTTCAGGATCATCGCCGCGCTGCCGTATCTCTACGAAATCAGCCTGCGCCGCTTTGCCAAGCGCCACCAGCGCATGATTGACAGTGGCCAGCTCAACCTGCACCTATGGCGTGACGGTGATAACACCTACCACCTCAAGGGCATGTGGGTCGACGAGCGCTATACCTTGCTCACCGGCAACAACCTCAACCCCCGTGCCTTCCGCCTGGACCTGGAAAACGCCTTGCTGATCGACGATCCCCGAGGCCAGTGGCTGGCGCCACGGCGCAGCGAGCTTGAGGAGATTTTCCGGCACGCCAAGCGGATCCAGGGCTACCAGCAGTTACAGACGCTGGTGGATTACCCCGAAGCCGTCGGCAAGTTCTTGCGCCGGGTCAGCCGGGTACGGGTCGAGCGCTTGTTGTATCGGATCCTGTAA
- a CDS encoding MFS transporter, which yields MPNPATSIDAALPTSVSFNLRPLLIANMACTMAMMAFVSLIGPIARVLGLATWQAGAAVTVSGVIWMLLARPWGQASDRLGRRRVLLLGTGGFTLAYWALCVFIDASLQLLPAATLAFIGLVLGRGLIGVFYAAIPAAGYALIADNIEPAHRAKAMASLGAANACGLVLGPAIAALLARYSLSLPFYAMALLPMLGFVVLLTKLARQELHLKQPPKAVNLSDPRLRRPLVVAFAAMLCVSIAQITVGFFALDRLQMNPADAAQTAGIALTMVGLALICSQLLVRKLEWPPLRMIRVGALVSALGFAGSMFADTAWILWLGFFVSAAGMGWIFPSFAALAANAVEASEQGATAGSVGAAQGLGVVVGPLAGTLIYAVEPRLPYLVAAALLLLIALWPAPR from the coding sequence ATGCCCAATCCGGCCACCAGCATTGATGCTGCTTTGCCCACCTCGGTGTCATTCAACCTGCGTCCCCTGCTGATCGCCAACATGGCCTGCACCATGGCGATGATGGCGTTTGTCTCGCTGATCGGTCCCATCGCCCGCGTGCTCGGGCTGGCGACCTGGCAAGCGGGTGCGGCCGTCACGGTGTCCGGGGTGATCTGGATGCTGTTGGCGCGGCCCTGGGGCCAGGCCAGTGATCGCCTGGGGCGCCGCCGGGTGCTGCTGTTGGGCACCGGTGGATTCACTCTGGCGTACTGGGCGCTGTGCGTGTTTATCGACGCCTCCCTGCAACTGCTACCTGCGGCCACGCTGGCGTTTATCGGGTTGGTGCTGGGCCGCGGCTTGATCGGGGTGTTTTACGCCGCGATCCCAGCGGCCGGCTATGCGCTGATTGCCGACAATATCGAGCCGGCCCACCGTGCCAAGGCCATGGCCTCGCTGGGGGCAGCCAACGCCTGCGGCTTGGTGCTGGGGCCGGCGATTGCCGCGCTGCTGGCGCGCTACAGCCTGAGTCTGCCGTTTTATGCGATGGCGCTGCTGCCGATGCTGGGCTTTGTGGTGTTATTGACCAAACTTGCGCGCCAGGAACTGCACCTCAAGCAACCGCCCAAGGCCGTCAACCTCTCGGACCCACGCTTGCGACGCCCGCTGGTGGTGGCCTTTGCCGCCATGCTGTGTGTGTCCATCGCCCAGATCACCGTGGGCTTTTTCGCCCTGGACCGTCTGCAGATGAACCCCGCCGACGCCGCACAAACCGCCGGGATTGCCCTGACGATGGTGGGCCTAGCGTTGATCTGCTCGCAATTGTTGGTGCGCAAACTGGAGTGGCCGCCGCTGCGGATGATCCGCGTCGGCGCCCTTGTCTCGGCCCTGGGGTTTGCCGGCAGCATGTTCGCGGATACGGCGTGGATCCTCTGGCTCGGTTTCTTCGTCTCGGCGGCCGGTATGGGCTGGATCTTCCCGTCGTTCGCCGCACTGGCGGCCAACGCGGTGGAGGCCTCGGAACAAGGCGCCACCGCAGGTTCGGTCGGTGCAGCACAAGGCTTGGGGGTGGTCGTCGGGCCTCTGGCCGGGACGCTGATCTATGCCGTCGAACCGCGACTACCCTACCTGGTAGCCGCCGCCCTGCTGCTGCTCATTGCGCTCTGGCCGGCACCGCGCTGA
- a CDS encoding IS110 family transposase has translation MTILTSPTVVGIDVAKAEIVAYREDLNATQAIANDRDALGRWLNTLPANSSIALEATSTYHLDTAELAHEIGHRVYVVDAYRLSHYRESIGQRAKTDPCDARLLARYLSSEQKRLRLWSPPPQAYKLLKSLLHRRAELINLRVSLTLSWSGEPLLKDELAQQLKSFKQAEQVIQKLLHKVSKEAGITENIKRCKAIEGVGDLTATGLATAFMRGQFANGDAFIAFLGMDLRPKDSGKKAGPRHLSKKGDSELRRLAHNAAMAASRSATWKPYYESYLARGLAKTQALVILARKLCRVAFALMKNQSEYQPNLKLQGLPAT, from the coding sequence ATGACAATCCTTACTTCACCAACGGTTGTGGGTATCGATGTGGCCAAGGCCGAAATCGTTGCCTACCGCGAAGACCTCAACGCCACTCAAGCCATTGCCAACGACCGCGATGCTCTTGGTCGCTGGCTCAACACATTACCTGCCAACAGCTCAATTGCCCTGGAAGCCACCAGCACTTACCACTTGGACACAGCTGAACTCGCCCATGAAATAGGACATCGGGTTTACGTTGTAGACGCTTATCGGTTGAGCCATTACCGCGAAAGCATTGGCCAGCGGGCGAAAACCGACCCTTGTGATGCACGTTTATTAGCGCGCTACCTGAGCAGCGAGCAGAAACGGCTACGGCTCTGGAGTCCACCTCCGCAGGCTTACAAGTTATTGAAAAGCTTGCTACACCGACGTGCAGAGCTTATCAACTTGCGTGTAAGCCTTACACTGAGCTGGTCAGGCGAACCGCTTTTGAAAGACGAGTTGGCCCAGCAGTTAAAGTCCTTCAAACAAGCTGAGCAGGTCATTCAGAAGTTGCTGCACAAGGTCAGTAAAGAGGCGGGCATCACCGAAAATATCAAGCGCTGCAAAGCCATTGAGGGAGTGGGTGATCTTACGGCTACTGGTCTAGCGACAGCCTTCATGCGCGGTCAGTTCGCCAATGGCGATGCATTCATCGCTTTCTTGGGGATGGATCTGAGACCAAAAGATTCCGGAAAAAAGGCCGGCCCTCGGCACTTGAGTAAAAAGGGCGATTCAGAGTTGCGGCGCCTTGCTCACAACGCAGCGATGGCCGCTAGCCGATCTGCGACCTGGAAACCGTACTACGAGTCTTACCTGGCCCGGGGACTGGCAAAGACCCAAGCCCTGGTGATCCTCGCCCGCAAGCTCTGCCGGGTGGCATTCGCGCTGATGAAAAACCAGAGCGAATACCAGCCGAACTTAAAGTTGCAGGGTTTACCTGCAACATAG
- the efeO gene encoding iron uptake system protein EfeO — MKMSSLALLLTLSPLAAFAATAPLDLVGPVSDYKIYVTDKIDELVTQTQAFTDAVKKGDLATAKKLYAPTRVHYESIEPIAELFSDLDASIDSRVDDHEKGVKAEDFTGFHRIEYSLFAENSTQGLGALADGLNKDVKDLQTRVAGLTFPPEKVVGGAAALLEEVAATKISGEEDRYSHTDLYDFQGNIDGAKKIVDLFRGQIEQQDKAFLAKVDKNFATVDSILAKYKTADGGFETYDKVKENDRKALVGPVNTLAEDLSTLRGKLGLN; from the coding sequence ATGAAGATGTCGTCTCTTGCGTTGTTGTTGACCCTTTCTCCGCTCGCAGCCTTTGCCGCGACGGCGCCCCTGGACCTGGTTGGGCCGGTGTCGGACTACAAGATCTATGTCACCGACAAGATCGATGAACTGGTCACCCAGACCCAGGCCTTTACCGACGCGGTGAAAAAAGGCGACCTGGCCACCGCAAAAAAACTCTATGCCCCCACCCGCGTGCACTATGAGTCCATCGAGCCCATCGCCGAGTTGTTCAGCGACCTCGATGCCTCGATCGACTCACGGGTCGACGATCACGAAAAAGGCGTGAAGGCAGAAGATTTCACCGGCTTCCACCGCATCGAATACAGCCTGTTTGCCGAGAACAGCACCCAGGGCCTGGGCGCCTTGGCCGATGGTTTGAACAAGGACGTCAAGGACCTGCAAACCCGCGTCGCCGGCCTGACCTTCCCACCAGAAAAAGTCGTCGGCGGAGCTGCCGCATTGCTCGAAGAAGTGGCCGCCACCAAGATCTCCGGCGAAGAAGACCGCTACAGCCACACCGACCTGTATGACTTTCAGGGCAATATCGACGGCGCGAAGAAGATCGTCGACCTGTTCCGTGGGCAGATCGAGCAACAGGACAAGGCGTTTTTGGCCAAGGTCGACAAGAACTTCGCCACCGTGGACAGCATCCTGGCCAAATACAAAACGGCTGATGGTGGCTTTGAGACCTATGACAAGGTCAAGGAAAACGACCGCAAGGCCTTGGTCGGCCCGGTCAACACCTTGGCCGAAGACCTGTCGACCCTGCGTGGAAAGTTGGGCCTTAACTGA
- the efeO gene encoding iron uptake system protein EfeO, which produces MIAAGGLFYYASQLAAAKRQVNHNEIAVIIHAQACEPNALTVPAGRASFRIINRSDRAVEWEILDGVLVVEERENIAPGLSQVINANLLPGDYAITCGLLSNPRGTLHVTPTAESDALAKAKPSMVAFIGPLSEFRVYLNSQGSALIKAVSALEQAIAAGDLSQAQALYLPAREAYQRLAPAAQRLAELDNAINARADYFEKREQDPAFSGFHRLEYGLFAQHNLDGLAPIAQRLLSDVTTLKQQLLAQSLPPEQLVSILVRNLNSLADVRAASGEEERYSHLDLNGFAANLAVTRKVVELMRPLLTKSAADLLPGIDSAISAFAVQLDGLQVDGNYRTYDSVTADQRQQIADKAKALAAALDGIDPALGLTGLK; this is translated from the coding sequence ATGATCGCTGCCGGTGGCCTGTTCTACTACGCCTCGCAATTGGCCGCGGCCAAGCGCCAGGTCAATCACAACGAAATCGCGGTAATCATCCACGCCCAAGCCTGCGAACCCAACGCCCTGACGGTGCCGGCCGGTCGTGCGAGTTTTCGCATCATCAACCGCTCCGATCGCGCAGTGGAGTGGGAAATCCTCGACGGCGTACTGGTGGTCGAAGAGCGTGAAAACATCGCCCCCGGCCTGAGCCAGGTGATCAACGCTAACCTGTTGCCGGGCGACTACGCCATCACCTGCGGCCTGTTGAGCAACCCGCGCGGCACCTTGCATGTGACCCCGACCGCCGAGTCCGATGCCCTGGCCAAAGCCAAGCCGTCGATGGTGGCCTTTATCGGCCCGCTGTCGGAGTTTCGCGTGTACCTCAATAGCCAGGGCAGCGCCTTGATCAAGGCCGTCAGCGCGCTCGAACAAGCGATTGCTGCGGGCGACCTGAGCCAAGCCCAGGCCCTGTACCTGCCGGCACGCGAGGCTTACCAGCGCCTCGCCCCGGCGGCCCAACGCCTGGCCGAGCTGGACAACGCAATCAATGCCCGCGCCGATTACTTCGAAAAACGCGAACAGGACCCGGCCTTCAGCGGCTTCCACCGCCTGGAGTACGGCCTGTTCGCGCAGCACAACCTCGACGGCCTGGCACCGATTGCCCAGCGCTTGCTAAGTGACGTCACCACCCTCAAGCAACAGTTGCTCGCGCAGTCACTGCCGCCCGAGCAACTGGTCAGCATCCTGGTGCGCAACCTCAATAGCCTGGCCGACGTGCGCGCCGCGAGTGGCGAAGAGGAACGCTACAGCCACTTGGACCTCAATGGCTTTGCCGCAAACCTGGCGGTCACGCGCAAGGTGGTTGAGCTGATGCGTCCGCTTTTGACCAAGTCCGCTGCCGACCTGTTGCCAGGTATCGATAGCGCGATCAGCGCCTTCGCCGTGCAACTCGACGGCCTGCAGGTCGATGGCAACTACCGCACCTATGACAGCGTTACCGCCGATCAGCGCCAGCAGATCGCCGACAAGGCCAAGGCTCTGGCCGCCGCACTCGATGGAATCGACCCAGCCCTTGGCCTCACAGGCCTTAAGTGA